Proteins encoded by one window of Ostrinia nubilalis chromosome 23, ilOstNubi1.1, whole genome shotgun sequence:
- the LOC135083184 gene encoding uncharacterized protein LOC135083184 — protein sequence MSDNEDLLGDDLGDHSLADYNLGNEEEEQLLADDYESNSSQNVPASVGPTYGAGPDLVSPEYPSHGMDYGAQPLPYQPGVEPECVVPNITVEIPNTPIPDHSTYAPYEPPAYEIEHAVVPPAIPAAPLESPQIVPSDMPPNASNGEIHIIPRERFTSERTPGSQRLPQIRDIPDSLDKVVIPRGGRGRTTWRNPQLRPQHPYRRNNMHRGNFNQRPSFPPPQIRSSPPQVRPDIRPEMRHEMRPDVPPEIRPEIHQVRPEIRPEVMDIRIDTRPDMRPDNMRPDMRPDMRPEVHPNPNMRPDMHPDMRPDLRPDMRPEGRPNMRPDMRPDFPPEIRPDFPPEMRPELRHDPHMPPQMGPEISPERPLMPDFRPDIRPFGPRFQFRPEEPHFRPNFEPRPMFFRPNFNPRPFGPPVREIMPGAGHIPQVTIRQHVPVSVNSVNKVDSVNKFVPKREQEVIMLPVQLPPLLPPGGLAGKKVLINPHFKGNFTHPVEVTGLPAYIPTRIQKSPPPSPTLESKFGILVLKLNI from the exons ATGTCGGACAA TGAAGACTTGCTAGGCGACGATTTGGGTGATCATAGCCTTGCCGACTACAATCTTGGCAACGAGGAGGAGGAGCAACTCCTTGCTGACGACTACGAAAGTAATTCATCGCAAAATGTCCCAGCGTCGGTAGGTCCTACTTATGGGGCTGGCCCAGATCTTGTGTCTCCAGAATATCCTAGTCATGGCATGGACTATGGTGCGCAG CCGCTTCCATATCAGCCTGGGGTGGAGCCGGAGTGCGTAGTGCCCAACATAACCGTGGAGATCCCCAACACTCCGATCCCGGACCACTCTACGTACGCTCCGTACGAGCCCCCGGCGTATGAGATTGAACATGCTGTAGTGCCACCAGCTatt CCTGCAGCACCATTGGAATCTCCACAGATCGTGCCATCCGATATGCCACCAAATGCATCAA ATGGGGAGATCCACATCATTCCCCGGGAGAGGTTCACATCGGAGCGCACTCCCGGATCGCAGCGCTTGCCGCAGATACGGGACATCCCGGACAGTTTGG ATAAGGTGGTGATACCGCGCGGCGGCCGCGGTCGCACCACGTGGCGTAACCCACAGTTGAGGCCGCAGCACCCTTATCGACGCAACAACATGCACagg GGCAACTTCAACCAGCGACCATCGTTCCCCCCTCCACAAATACGCTCCTCCCCGCCGCAGGTtcggccggatatccggcccgAAATGCGCCACGAGATGCGACCGGACGTGCCGCCTGAGATTCGTCCGGAAATCCATCAAGTTAGACCTGAAATACGTCCGGAAGTGATGGATATTCGCATAGACACCAGGCCGGATATGAGACCTGATAATATGCGTCCAGATATGAGGCCGGATATGCGCCCTGAAGTTCATCCGAATCCGAATATGCGTCCGGATATGCACCCGGATATGAGGCCAGACTTGCGTCCGGATATGAGGCCTGAAGGTCGTCCGAATATGCGCCCAGATATGCGCCCGGATTTCCCGCCAGAGATTCGCCCGGACTTTCCGCCAGAAATGCGACCGGAGTTACGTCACGATCCGCACATGCCGCCTCAGATGGGTCCCGAAATATCGCCGGAACGCCCCTTAATGCCGGACTTTCGACCCGACATTCGTCCTTTCGGCCCGCGCTTCCAATTTCGCCCAGAAGAGCCGCACTTTCGGCCTAACTTCGAGCCGAGGCCCATGTTCTTCAGACCTAACTTCAATCCGAGGCCTTTCGGGCCTCCAGTGCGCGAAATAATGCCCGGGGCAGGTCATATACCTCAAGTGACGATACGTCAGCACGTGCCGGTGTCTGTGAACAGTGTGAACAAAGTGGACAGTGTGAACAAGTTTGTGCCCAAACGTGAACAGGAGGTGATCATGCTGCCGGTACAACTGCCGCCTCTGTTGCCGCCTGGAGGCTTAGCAGGGAAGAAAGTGCTTATCAATCCACACTTCAAAGGGAATTTCACACATCCTGTTGAGG TAACCGGGCTGCCAGCATACATTCCCACGAGGATCCAAAAGTCCCCGCCTCCGAGTCCAACCCTGGAGAGCAAATTCG GTATTTTAGTATTGAAACTGAATATCTGA